From the genome of Pieris rapae chromosome 5, ilPieRapa1.1, whole genome shotgun sequence, one region includes:
- the LOC111002714 gene encoding nuclear inhibitor of protein phosphatase 1 — protein MANHYEVPSWAGKPPTGLHLDVLKGDKLIQKLMLDEKKCYLFGRNPQMNDFCIDHASCSRVHAAFVYHKNLNRAFLVDLGSTHGTFIGKMRLEPNKPTQLPIDSNFHFGASTRNYIIRERPTGNSRGIMEELPNTETEGALLGLPETQTELDNLTEFNTAHNRRISMLGIPTNDDADVIKPPTGTKRASTMPSGAPKKQKRNVSFNEEVDIINPEDIDPSVGRFRNLVRSTIVPNSSVPSKKIKLHNPDEIHIHHSLRLQEISRSTNLYSDLPAPASSPFSLIGARLGISLPNPAPDVEMEGPEPHLSVHPPLPNSAPEDAAPSSNEPKRKKYAKEAWPGRKPGLISV, from the exons ATGGCAAATCATTATGAGGTGCCCAGTTG ggCAGGAAAACCACCAACAGGCCTTCATTTAGATGTTTTAAAAGGAGACAAATTAATACAGAAACTTATGCTTGATGAGAAGAAATGCTACCTCTTTGGAAGAAACCCTCAAATGAATGACTTTTGCATTGACCACGCAAGTTGTTCAAGGGTTCATGCAGCTTttgtatatcataaaaatttgaatagaGCATTTTTGGTGGATTTGGGAAGTA CACATGGCACATTTATTGGTAAGATGCGATTGGAGCCAAACAAGCCAACACAATTACCTATTGATTCAAATTTTCACTTCGGTGCATCAACAaggaattatattataag agAAAGGCCAACTGGTAATTCTAGAGGTATCATGGAGGAATTGCCCAATACTGAAACAGAAGGTGCCTTATTAGGGCTTCCAGAGACACAGACTGAATTAGat aacttaACAGAATTCAACACAGCACACAACAGAAGGATCTCTATGTTGGGAATCCCGACGAATGATGATGCAGACGTCATAAAG cctCCAACTGGTACAAAGCGGGCATCAACAATGCCAAGTGGAGCCCCTAAGAAGCAGAAACGAAATGTGTCATTCAATGAAGAGGTGGATATAATAAATCCTGAAGACATTGATCCTTCTGTGGGCCGCTTTAGGAATCTGGTGCGGTCAACTATAGTACCCAATTCCAGTGTACCATCTAAGAAGATCAAACTACACAATCCTGATGAAA TTCACATTCACCACTCCCTCCGCCTGCAAGAGATATCTCGCAGCACCAACTTGTATTCAGATTTGCCGGCGCCTGCCTCGTCGCCATTCAGCCTTATTGGAGCCAG gttGGGTATATCGTTACCAAATCCAGCCCCAGATGTGGAAATGGAGGGCCCAGAGCCGCATCTCAGCGTACATCCTCCGCTGCCAAATTCAG CTCCCGAAGACGCAGCACCGTCGTCAAACGAGCCAAAAAGGAAGAAATACGCAAAAGAAGCGTGGCCCGGACGAAAACCGGGGCTTATATCTGTATGA
- the LOC111002719 gene encoding peroxisome biogenesis factor 10, translated as MALPTAQPAEVLRAWQKDNLYEKKLSASLAKLISSQHASKTIPFSFVLYKSFTTLRDLQTLGEEYSGIVQVDDSYHKLPTFCNRLISILLSAFGENITQRLLRSVEKQIEINSTLRPAAQNLFLVTLKALGNILPQFESIHRALSYINGGPLEIGKTLTGINYVHVRPAAAAYYAHLRLLGIVTLLHAVISCGQNLYQAKKHLEQMADFPNEVDNSTSCVACLDEIVQPCVLQCGHFFCMQCCYGALESCALCRTPFSKNSVVPLMNYCASMN; from the coding sequence ATGGCTTTACCTACAGCGCAGCCTGCTGAGGTACTTCGTGCTTGGCagaaagataatttatatgaaaagaaaTTATCTGCATCGTTAGCGAAACTAATTTCCTCTCAGCACGCATCCAAGACTATTCCTTTTTCTTTTGTACTATACAAATCTTTTACAACCCTACGAGATCTACAAACGCTTGGTGAAGAATATTCTGGTATTGTGCAAGTCGATGACTCCTATCACAAACTACCAACATTTTGTAATCGCCTCATAAGCATTTTACTGTCAGCCTTCGGTGAGAACATAACACAAAGATTACTTCGTAGTGTAGAAAAGCAGATTGAAATTAATTCAACATTAAGACCAGCAGctcaaaatctatttttagtGACTTTAAAAGcattaggtaatattttacCACAATTTGAAAGCATACATAGGGCATTATCTTACATTAATGGTGGTCCACTTGAAATTGGTAAAACATTGACAGGAATAAATTATGTCCATGTAAGACCAGCTGCAGCTGCTTATTATGCACATCTGAGGCTACTAGGGATAGTCACACTATTGCATGCAGTTATAAGTTGTGGCCAGAATCTATACCAGGCCAAGAAGCACCTGGAGCAGATGGCTGATTTTCCAAATGAAGTGGATAATAGTACGTCTTGTGTGGCATGCTTAGATGAAATAGTACAACCATGTGTTTTACAATGTGGGCATTTTTTCTGCATGCAATGTTGTTATGGTGCATTAGAGAGTTGTGCTTTATGTAGGACACCATTTTCTAAAAACAGCGTTGTACCATTAATGAACTACTGTGCTAGTATGAACTAG
- the LOC111002725 gene encoding MRG/MORF4L-binding protein, with protein sequence MVSSEEETSETKVADSLDWDVDMEIQLFYAMANHKPVGINKHFQMACIWEKLSNSITKEISTQDIWKHLETLYDTSMLDETEPIPFPNQEVPFSLSEGEFGALLKQKCRDVILGDDSDDGRSPSPKPAPRSNSRGTASRDSTASKGRKDSIGAVATKTRKESGSSHASTDTPSIKSEKDYERRRDSRDSNASGPRDSSSSRKSSSQKSRVSSIADEDSNTRRARRRTNTSTPPSSIPTKRRRM encoded by the exons atggTTTCTAGTGAAGAAGAAACATCGGAAACTAAAGTCGCGGACTCTTTAGACTGGGACGTCGATAtggaaattcaattattttacgcAATGGCTAATCATAAGCCCGtaggaataaataaacattttcaaatgGCGTGTATTTGGGAGAAACTTTCAAACTCTATAACGAAGGAAATATCAACACAAGACATTTGGAAACATTTAGAAACGCTTTACGATACGTCTATGTTGGACGAAACAGAGCCCATACCATTTCCGAATCAAGAAGTACCTTTTAGCTTATCTGAGGGTGAATTTGGCGCTTTGTTGAAGCAAAAATGTAGAGATGTTATATTAGGGGATGATAGTGATG ATGGAAGAAGCCCTTCACCAAAGCCAGCCCCTAGAAGCAATTCTCGAGGAACTGCATCAAGAGATAGTACTGCATCTAAAG gtCGTAAAGATAGTATTGGCGCTGTTGCTACAAAGACAAGGAAGGAGAGTGGGAGTTCACATGCATCAACGGACACACCAAGTATAAAGTCAGAAAAAGATTAtg AGAGAAGAAGAGATTCACGAGATTCAAATGCGTCGGGACCACGCGATAGCTCCTCAAGCAGAAAATCATCTTCACAGAAAAGTAGAGTCAGCTCCATTGCag atgaaGACAGTAATACCCGACGAGCTCGGCGACGTACAAACACTTCAACGCCCCCTTCTAGCATACCCACCAAGCGCCGGCGTATGTGA
- the LOC111002712 gene encoding myrosinase 1 codes for MCCLKVIVFSALIAVVRGERRFPDAFKFGAATASYQVEGAWNVSDKSASIWDTFSHNNPSAIVDQSNGDVACDSYHKWREDIDLASQLGLDFYRLSLSWPRLLPNGFSNYISEDGKRYYNDVINGLLEKGIEPVITLYHWDLPQKLQDLGGWANPLIVEWFSDYARVAYDLFGDRIKSWITINEGIVACEATYTMGSFAPGVYSPGFGSYLCNKNVLLAHAKAWRLYDEEYKPKYGGKVSLTNQIIWAQAHSEEYEDLTALVLQMNAGLYSHPIFSKEGGWPPSVEKYIAEKSAREGYTRSRLPPFTTEEIDFVKGTFDFYALNYYTGRLIRSPKDGEKIGEWPLYGCEEINAFMEPAPVWPPTSSDWFFEYPEGLRLLLSWLKKNYGDLEYRIMENGYASDKRDLNDIDRVNYYKTHLEQVYLAITEDNVNVTYYTAWTLLDNFEWVDGYVSKFGLIDVDFTNPARPRTPRSSAYYYANVISTRSLYDDDLKTNPGT; via the exons ATGTGTTGCTTAAAGGTAATTGTCTTTAG tgcATTGATAGCAGTCGTACGCGGAGAGCGGCGATTCCCCGACGCATTTAAGTTCGGGGCGGCGACCGCATCTTATCAAGTTGAAGGCGCCTGGAATGTTAGTG ACAAGTCAGCTAGTATATGGGATACCTTCAGTCACAACAACCCTTCAGCCATAGTCGATCAGTCAAACGGCGATGTGGCCTGTGATTCCTATCACAAGTGGAGGGAAGACATTGACCTAGCTTCTCAATTAGGACTAGATTTCTACAG attGTCATTATCATGGCCGCGACTACTGCCAAATGGTTTCTCCAACTACATAAGCGAAGACGGCAAAAGATACTACAATGACGTTATTAATGGCCTTCTTGAGAAGGGAATAGAACCAGTTATAACTCTCTACCACTGGGATTTGCCGCAGAAGTTGCAGGATCTgg GTGGTTGGGCCAATCCTCTCATAGTTGAATGGTTTTCGGACTATGCTCGCGTGGCATACGACCTCTTTGGTGATCGCATAAAATCCTGGATTACTATCAACGAGGGTATTGTCGCTTGTGAGGCTACATACACCATGGGATCTTTTGCCCCTGGTGTATATAGTCCAGGGTTCGGAAGCTACCTGTGCAATAAGAACGTGCTGTTGGCTCATGCGAAAGCTTGGAGGCTTTATGACGAGGAGTATAAGCCTAAATATGGGG GAAAAGTATCACTGACTAATCAAATTATTTGGGCTCAGGCACACTCAGAGGAATACGAAGATTTAACCGCTCTTGTACTGCAGATGAat gctGGGCTATACTCCCATCCAATCTTTTCGAAAGAAGGCGGTTGGCCTCCATcagtagaaaaatatatcgCAGAGAAAAGTGCCCGGGAAGGCTACACTAGATCCAGATTGCCACCGTTTACCACCGAAGAGATCGATTTTGTTAAAG GAACATTTGATTTCTACGCCTTGAACTACTATACCGGCCGGTTAATCAGAAGTCCGAAAGACGGGGAAAAAATTGGAGAGTGGCCGTTATACGGCTGTGAAGAAATAAATGCCTTCATGGAGCCTGCGCCTGTGTGGCCACCAACATCTTCTGATTGGTTCTTT GAATATCCAGAAGGATTACGACTTCTGCTCTCCTGGTTGAAAAAGAACTATGGGGACTTGGAATATAGAATTATGGAAAATGGTTATGCCAGTGATAAACGGGACCTTAATGATATTGATagagttaattattataagactCATTTGGAACAG GTGTATCTTGCCATAACTGAGGACAATGTAAATGTAACTTACTACACGGCTTGGACGCTTTTGGACAATTTTGAGTGGGTCGATGGTTACGT ATCGAAGTTTGGCCTCATTGACGTGGACTTTACAAACCCGGCCCGCCCCCGTACTCCACGCTCTTCCGCCTACTATTACGCCAATGTTATATCTACACGTTCATTGTATGACGATGACTTAAAAACTAATCCGGGAACTTAA
- the LOC111002720 gene encoding peptidyl-prolyl cis-trans isomerase FKBP1A, producing the protein MGVEVETISPGDGNTYPKPGQTVVVHYTGTLQNGKKFDSSRDRGQPFKFTLGKGDVIKGWDHGIPKMSVGERASLTCSPDFAYGSRGHPGVIPPNATLIFDVELLRVE; encoded by the exons ATGGGAGTTGAAGTGGAAACCATTTCACCTGGAGACG GCAATACTTATCCTAAACCGGGACAAACAGTAGTTGTGCACTACACTGGAACTCTTCAAAATGGCAAGAAGTTCGACTCCTCTAGGGATCGCGGGCAACCCTTCAAATTTACACTAGGGAAAGGTGATGTTATTAAGGGGTGGGATCATGGAATTCCAAAG ATGTCAGTGGGAGAACGAGCTTCATTAACTTGCTCTCCTGATTTTGCATATGGTTCACGAGGCCACCCTGGTGTCATTCCACCAAATGCAACACTTATCTTTGATGTAGAACTTTTGAGAGTAGAATAG